One window from the genome of Garra rufa chromosome 1, GarRuf1.0, whole genome shotgun sequence encodes:
- the LOC141317548 gene encoding uncharacterized protein produces MNHFYFHLELTEKIDEKEELREVEEKSHVKPGEKSLSCSQIKQKYLKKRRAKKLFTCTQCGKSVSSKSSLEDHMNIHTGEKPYKCSQCDKRFSQSSNLKTHESIHTGEKPHMCDQCGKRFRLKGLLEVHIRVHTGEKPFACDQCGKSFKQLSHLKEHINFHTREKLYACDQCDKMFLRAQNLEQHMRVHTKEKPHLYNLCGKSFSHLQQLKAHQKRHTGVRDYMCFECEKTFTTASNLKLHERIHSGEKPYKCSHCDKRFSHSGDLKKHERIHTGEKPYKCSHCDQRFSHSGDLKRHERIHTGEKPYKCSHCDKRFIHPGDLKKHERIHTGEKPYHCTECGKCFKHSSSLHRHTKNTHS; encoded by the coding sequence ATGAACCATTTTTACTTTCATTTAGAGTTGACTGAAAAAATCGACGAAAAAGAAGAACTGAGGGAAGTTGAGGAGAAAAGTCATGTCAAACCTGGAGAAAAAAGTTTGAGTTGCTCTCAAATCAAacagaaatatttaaagaaaagaagagccaAGAAATtattcacctgcactcagtgtggaaagagtgtcTCAAGCAAATCAAGTCTTGAGgatcacatgaacatccacactggagagaaaccttataagtgttcacaatgtgacaagagattcagtcagtcatcaaatctgaaaacacatgagagcattcacactggagagaaaccgcacatgtgtgatcagtgcgggaagagatTCAGACTAAAAGGACTACTTGAAGTGCATataagagttcatactggagagaaaccgtttgcttgtgatcaatgcgggaagagtttcaaaCAATTATCACATCTTAAAGAACACATAAAtttccacactagagagaaactgtatgcatgtgatcaatgtgaCAAAATGTTTTTGAGAGCTCAAAACCTGGAGcaacacatgagagttcatacaaaaGAGAAACCACATTTATataatttgtgtggaaagagtttctcacaTCTACAACAATTGAAAGCGCATCAGAAAAgacacactggtgtgagagactacatgtgctttgagtgtgaaaagacttttactacagcgagcaatttaaaactgcatgagaggattcactctggtgaaaaaccttacaagtgttcacactgtgacaagagattcagtcattcaggagacctgaaaaaacatgagaggattcacactggagaaaaaccttacaagtgttcacactgtgaccaGAGATTCAGTCATTCAGGAGacctgaaaagacatgagaggattcacactggagaaaaaccttacaagtgttcgcactgtgacaagagattcattcATCCAGGAGACCTGAAaaaacatgagaggatccacactggagagaaaccgtatcactgcactgaatgtggaaagtgtttcaaacATTCATCTTCTCTACACAGACATACAAAAAACACTCACAGTTAG